In the Malania oleifera isolate guangnan ecotype guangnan chromosome 1, ASM2987363v1, whole genome shotgun sequence genome, one interval contains:
- the LOC131145779 gene encoding auxin-responsive protein IAA13-like translates to MAYRMNSLANQVKTLTSKEDETCEDDKFKQTSKKKVYNGSNKNNIVSMEKGHLGFLKVNMDGLSIGRKVDINASSIYATLAQAREDMLDNPTTGITSIRECLSGESEQSRKATKLLKGSSEFVLTYEDKEGDLMLV, encoded by the exons ATGGCTTATAGGATGAACAGCTTGGCTAACCAGGTAAAGACTCTGACCTCTAAAGAAGATGAGACATGTGAGGATGATAAATTTAAGCAAACTTCAAAGAAAAAAGTGTACAATGGTAGCAATAAGAACAATATCGTTTCTATGGAAAAAGGACATCTTGGGTTTCTTAAAGTTAACATGGATGGATTGTCAATAGGGAGGAAAGTGGATATAAATGCTTCTTCTATATATGCTACTTTAGCCCAAGCACGAGAGGACATGTTGGATAATCCAACCACAGGCATCACTTCCATTCGTGAGT GTTTGAGTGGAGAGAGTGAGCAATCAAGAAAGGCCACCAAGCTTTTAAAAGGATCATCCGAATTTGTGCTCACTTATGAAGATAAGGAGGGGGACTTGATGCTCGTATGA